A single region of the Vagococcus teuberi genome encodes:
- a CDS encoding DEAD/DEAH box helicase gives MTKNKFNLFGIDESIINALDVLGYTSPTEVQKEVVPLLLEKKDIVVQSQTGSGKTAAFGIPVCDTVEWEERYPQVLILTPTRELATQIQDELFNIGRYKRLKVVSLFGKSSYQMQVKQLKQRTHIVVATPGRLYDHIMQKTINLSKINQVIIDEADEMFAMGFIEQLDQIMPRLPKKRTTALFSATMPDAVKRLSKKYLHNPVYVEIKKTDDQKKRISQYYQWTADDEKSAQFKDTLIVENPETSIIFCNTKIMVEELTKQLKNLGVNCEMLHGGMEQRDRTRVIKDYKRGYIHCLVATDVAARGIDVSDIKLVVNYDIPDKVETYTHRIGRTARFEKSGKAISFVNSKDKFSFKAIMAKEGDSLEEMRRPNQELVKEMKRPFLDRQLESPKLRKEKGLSFKEDIMKIHINAGKKCVPVIL, from the coding sequence ATGACAAAAAATAAATTTAATCTTTTCGGAATCGATGAGTCAATTATTAATGCACTTGACGTTTTAGGCTATACCTCACCAACTGAGGTGCAAAAAGAAGTGGTTCCTTTGTTACTTGAAAAAAAAGATATCGTGGTTCAATCTCAGACTGGTAGTGGAAAAACAGCGGCATTTGGTATTCCTGTATGTGATACTGTGGAATGGGAAGAACGCTACCCACAAGTTTTGATACTAACACCAACTAGAGAACTTGCGACACAAATCCAAGATGAATTATTCAATATTGGTCGATATAAACGTTTAAAAGTAGTGAGTTTATTTGGTAAAAGTTCTTATCAAATGCAAGTCAAACAACTTAAGCAACGAACTCATATTGTTGTAGCAACGCCTGGTAGGTTGTATGATCATATCATGCAAAAAACGATCAACCTAAGTAAAATCAATCAAGTGATAATTGACGAGGCAGATGAGATGTTTGCGATGGGATTTATCGAGCAACTTGACCAGATTATGCCGAGATTACCGAAGAAAAGAACGACCGCACTGTTTTCAGCAACCATGCCTGATGCGGTGAAACGATTATCTAAAAAGTATCTACATAATCCAGTGTATGTTGAAATTAAAAAAACTGATGACCAGAAGAAACGTATTTCACAATACTATCAATGGACGGCTGATGATGAAAAAAGCGCACAGTTTAAAGATACATTGATTGTTGAGAATCCTGAGACAAGTATTATCTTCTGTAATACTAAGATTATGGTTGAAGAGTTAACGAAGCAACTAAAAAATCTAGGTGTTAATTGTGAAATGTTACATGGTGGGATGGAACAACGAGATAGAACACGAGTGATTAAAGATTACAAACGTGGATACATTCATTGTTTAGTCGCAACAGATGTCGCAGCTAGAGGGATTGACGTATCAGACATTAAGCTAGTTGTGAATTATGATATTCCTGATAAGGTTGAAACCTATACGCATCGAATCGGTCGTACAGCTCGTTTTGAAAAAAGTGGGAAAGCTATATCATTTGTCAATTCGAAAGATAAATTCTCTTTTAAAGCTATTATGGCAAAAGAAGGCGACAGTCTTGAAGAAATGCGTCGTCCAAATCAAGAGTTAGTAAAAGAGATGAAACGTCCATTTTTAGATAGACAATTAGAATCTCCAAAATTACGCAAAGAAAAAGGATTATCATTTAAAGAAGATATCATGAAAATCCATATCAATGCTGGAAAAAAATGCGTGCCGGTGATATTGTAG
- the prfA gene encoding peptide chain release factor 1, with product MFDQLQAIEDRYEELAELLSDPDVVSDTKRFMELSKEEAGTRETVDVYRRYKEVTHGISDTEELLGEKLDDEMQEMAKEELSELKTEKEELEERIKILLLPKDPNDDKNIILEIRGAAGGDEAALFAGDLFEMYQSYSQNQGWTFEVMDANITDIGGYKEVTVMITGDSVFSKLKYESGAHRVQRVPSTESQGRVHTSTATVVVLPEAEEVELELEDKDIRVDIYHASGAGGQHVNKTASAVRLTHIPTGIVVAMQDERSQLKNREKAMKVLRARVYDQLQQESRNEYDANRKSAVGTGDRSERIRTYNFPQNRVTDHRIGLTIQKLDQILAGKLDEIVDALIIYDQTAQLEKLNG from the coding sequence ATGTTTGATCAATTACAAGCGATAGAAGACCGTTATGAAGAATTAGCGGAATTACTAAGTGACCCAGATGTCGTAAGTGACACGAAGCGTTTTATGGAGCTATCAAAAGAAGAAGCAGGAACACGTGAAACAGTTGACGTGTACCGTCGATACAAAGAAGTCACTCACGGCATTTCAGATACGGAAGAGTTATTAGGTGAAAAACTTGATGATGAGATGCAAGAGATGGCTAAAGAAGAGTTATCTGAATTAAAAACTGAAAAAGAAGAATTAGAAGAACGTATTAAAATTCTTTTATTACCTAAAGACCCGAATGATGATAAAAATATTATCTTGGAGATCCGTGGTGCAGCAGGTGGAGATGAAGCCGCATTATTTGCTGGCGATTTATTTGAGATGTATCAAAGTTATTCACAAAATCAAGGTTGGACGTTTGAAGTCATGGATGCCAACATCACTGATATTGGTGGATATAAAGAAGTCACTGTGATGATTACAGGAGACAGTGTCTTTTCAAAACTAAAATATGAAAGTGGCGCGCATCGTGTACAACGTGTTCCATCAACTGAATCTCAAGGTCGTGTTCACACTTCAACAGCAACAGTCGTTGTCTTACCTGAAGCAGAAGAAGTTGAGTTAGAATTAGAAGACAAAGACATTCGTGTGGATATTTATCATGCAAGTGGAGCCGGTGGACAGCACGTCAATAAAACTGCCTCTGCCGTTCGTTTGACACATATTCCAACAGGGATTGTTGTAGCCATGCAGGATGAGCGTTCTCAGTTGAAAAATAGAGAAAAAGCGATGAAAGTGTTGCGTGCTAGAGTATATGATCAATTGCAACAAGAAAGCCGTAATGAATACGATGCTAACCGTAAGTCAGCTGTTGGTACGGGAGATCGTTCTGAGCGTATTCGTACATATAACTTCCCACAAAATCGTGTGACGGATCATAGAATTGGTTTGACCATTCAAAAATTAGACCAAATCTTAGCCGGAAAATTAGATGAAATTGTGGATGCATTGATTATTTATGATCAAACAGCTCAATTGGAGAAATTAAATGGATAA
- a CDS encoding TVP38/TMEM64 family protein: MKKLIKVFFVIGIILLLLIIWYAYNHQLCQNPTQLKQFIHRFGWYAPVVFTMIQIIQPILPIIPGGMSDVVGVVVFGKIIGVLYASVGLIIGEVILFILVRHYGRSFVLSILSEKNLPRLDKLIQLGNKHTIWMLIIVFLMPFGPDDLACLAAGFTNISFKDYLRTIILFKPLSVAIHCYLLLDVFKMVKIN; the protein is encoded by the coding sequence ATGAAAAAATTAATCAAGGTCTTTTTTGTTATTGGAATTATCTTGTTACTCCTTATTATATGGTATGCATACAACCATCAATTATGCCAGAATCCAACACAATTAAAACAGTTTATTCATCGTTTTGGGTGGTATGCACCGGTAGTTTTTACCATGATTCAAATCATACAGCCTATTTTACCTATTATCCCTGGTGGAATGAGTGATGTGGTTGGAGTTGTCGTTTTTGGCAAAATAATTGGAGTGTTGTACGCGTCTGTTGGCCTGATAATAGGGGAAGTCATACTATTTATACTAGTTCGTCATTATGGTCGTTCATTTGTTTTATCGATTTTGTCGGAAAAAAATTTACCTCGTTTAGATAAATTGATTCAACTAGGGAATAAACATACCATCTGGATGTTAATTATTGTCTTTTTGATGCCTTTTGGTCCCGATGATTTAGCTTGTTTAGCAGCAGGATTTACGAATATATCATTTAAAGATTATCTAAGAACCATTATTTTGTTTAAACCATTGTCTGTTGCGATTCATTGTTATTTATTATTAGATGTTTTTAAAATGGTGAAAATTAATTAA
- a CDS encoding DbpA RNA binding domain-containing protein: protein MRAGDIVGALCQIDGMTADDIGVIDLLDISTFVDILNGKGDLVLKTLQTKPIKGRLRKVNQSNITKYEQDLQKYQR from the coding sequence ATGCGTGCCGGTGATATTGTAGGAGCTTTGTGCCAAATTGATGGTATGACTGCTGATGATATTGGCGTGATTGATCTATTAGATATTTCAACTTTTGTTGACATATTAAATGGTAAAGGTGATCTAGTTTTAAAAACGTTACAAACAAAACCTATTAAAGGTCGTTTACGAAAAGTTAATCAATCAAATATCACAAAATATGAGCAAGATTTACAAAAATATCAACGTTAA
- a CDS encoding prepilin peptidase, with translation MLNGYILLFFLGGSLASFFVLVGQRTRNGQSIVLPKSHCSVCKHELSWYELVPVFSFLFLRGNCLFCFSTIPRQSMCWEVVSGLLFILLYCLLESLSLFIGLNVLWFISVIVINYKI, from the coding sequence ATGTTGAATGGTTATATTTTATTATTTTTCCTTGGAGGCAGTTTGGCTTCTTTTTTTGTTTTAGTTGGTCAACGCACAAGAAATGGTCAGTCAATTGTACTACCAAAATCACATTGCAGTGTTTGCAAGCATGAACTGTCATGGTATGAACTGGTTCCTGTTTTTTCTTTTTTATTTTTAAGAGGAAATTGTTTGTTTTGTTTTTCAACGATTCCAAGGCAAAGTATGTGTTGGGAAGTTGTTTCAGGATTATTATTTATTTTATTATATTGTTTGTTGGAAAGTTTGAGTCTATTTATTGGTTTAAATGTGTTATGGTTTATAAGTGTCATAGTGATTAATTACAAAATATAA
- a CDS encoding thymidine kinase produces MAQLFFKYGAMNSGKTIEILKVAHNYEEQNKPVVLMTSGLDTRDEIGIVSSRIGLRREAIPIFHDTNIYDTVSEMDDKPYCILVDESQFLEQAHVVQFARIVDELDIPVMAFGLKNDFKNELFEGSKYLLLYADKIEELKTICWFCHKKATMNLRMDNNKPVYTGEQIQIGGNEAYYPVCRKHYVNPPLSNRKDEENV; encoded by the coding sequence ATGGCTCAATTATTTTTTAAATACGGTGCAATGAATAGTGGGAAAACGATTGAAATTTTAAAAGTCGCGCACAATTATGAAGAACAAAATAAACCAGTCGTGTTGATGACAAGTGGACTAGATACAAGAGATGAAATAGGTATCGTTTCAAGTCGTATAGGATTACGTCGTGAGGCTATCCCCATTTTTCATGATACAAATATTTATGACACAGTGAGTGAGATGGATGACAAACCATACTGTATATTGGTTGATGAATCACAATTTCTTGAACAAGCTCATGTGGTACAATTTGCTAGAATTGTGGATGAACTTGATATTCCTGTGATGGCATTTGGCTTAAAAAATGATTTTAAAAATGAGTTATTCGAAGGCTCTAAATATTTATTATTATATGCAGATAAAATTGAGGAATTAAAAACGATTTGTTGGTTTTGTCATAAAAAAGCTACAATGAATCTAAGAATGGATAATAATAAACCTGTTTATACAGGTGAACAAATTCAAATAGGTGGCAATGAAGCTTACTACCCAGTTTGTCGTAAGCATTATGTGAATCCACCACTGTCAAATCGAAAGGATGAAGAAAATGTTTGA